CTGGCCGTTCACGCGGTCCAGCCTCGTCCAGCGGGCGCGGGGGTCGCCGTCCACCTGATCGCTGACCGACCCGGCGTTCACGAGCAGCGTGTCGCCCACGCGGGTCGTCCCGGCGCGGTGGGTGTGGCCGCACAGGACCACCTCGGCGTTCAGGGGCTCCAGCGTGGCGTGCAGTTCGCGCGGGTCGCGGGCGCGGTAGTACCCGCCGTGGTCCCACACCCACAGCAGGCTGTGCCAGGCGCTGTCCGGCGTGCCGTGGCAGGCCAGCAGCCCCCCCGCGCGGGCGGTCAGCGGCAGCGCCGCCACGCGGGCCAGCAGCGCCGGGTCGGTGTGCGCCGCGAGCCACGCGCCGTACGACCGTGACAGCGCCGAGCGGCGCCCGCCGGGCCAGAGTTTCTCCTCGTTGTTGCCGCGCACCTCCAGCGCGCCCGCAGCCGCGAGTTCCGCCTGAATGCTGAGCGCGCGGGCGGGGTCGGCGCTCCCCTCGGCCTGATCGCCCAGGTTCACGATCAGGTCCGGGCTGGCCGCGCGGACCTCGCGCAGCACCGCGTCCAGCGCGAAGGCGTTCCCGTGCACGTCACTGATCACCGCGACCCTCATCACCGCGCAGCGTAGCGCGCCCGGGCGGAACTGTCCCCGCAAGTGTCACGCCCACGGCGCACACTGAACGCATGAAACGATTCCTCCCGCTGGCCTGCCTCCTCCTGCTCGGCTCCGCGCTGGCCGACCCGCTGGAGGGCACGTACGACGTCAGACGCGACACGTTCCTGGACGGCACCCTGAAAGGCACGCTGAAGATCACGGCCGAGGGCCAGGCCCTTCGCTTCACGTGGGACGCCCCGTACGGGAAGTTCAGCGGCCTGGGCCTGCGACTGGGGAACGCCGTGGCCGTCGCGGTCGGGAAGCCCGAGTGCGGCGTCGCCATCTACGCGCAGAAGGGCCGGACGTTCACGGGCATCTGGACGGTGACCGGTGCCGGGGTGGGCACCGAGACCTTCGACTGGGACGGCCTGAAAGCCGCGCGGGTGGACGTGCGGGGCAGCAACCCGGACGGCAGCACGTACACGGGCGACCTGCTCCTGCCCGTGCATAACGGCTACACCATGCCCGAGTGGATCATCGGCAAGAACGAGACCAGCGGCAGCGGAATCCTCCGGGACGGCACCCTGGCCACCGCGTTCGGCGATCAGAACTGCCAGGTGGCGCTGTACCGACTGAATCCCGCCACTGGTGAGCTGAGCGGGATGTTCTTCCAGCCGGACAACGCGCAGGTCATGAAGCAACCGGAGACAGCGACGCGCCGCTGATACCCTGCGCGCATGACGCTGCACCTCCGCCCCCGTTCGCCCGACGACCTGCCGGAACTGGTCACCGTGCTTCGCGCCGTGCACGAGCGAATGGGGTACCCGTCGGTGTGGCCGGACGACCCGGCGGCGTTCGTGCAGGGGCGCGGCGAGGCGTGGGTGGCGGTCCTGGCGGGCCGCGTGGCAGGGCAGGTCATGCTGGCCCCCCTGCCCGACCCGCGCCCGGAGTGGGCCGCGCAGCTGGGCCAGCCGGGCGAGATCTTGGAGGTCAAGCGGCTGTTCGTCAGCCCGGACGCGCAGGGGCTGGGGCTTGCTCGGGCGCTGCTGGCCCATGCACTGCGCGAGTCGCAGGCGCGCGGGGCGTTCAGCGTCCTGCAGGTGAACGAGTCGAGCGTGCCTGCCGTGCGCCTGTACGAACGCGAGGGCTGGCGGTTCGTGGTGCGGACCCGCGCGCCCTGGACGGACCCGGACGGCTCGCACCCGTGGGTGCGGGTGTACGCCCAGCCCTCCTCTTGAGCGGACCTTGAAAGATCAAGTGGCGTTCACGCGGCGCGCGGGTTTCTCGCCCCGGGACCTGACAGGCTACGGGCATGCCAGACAAGGACGACAAGAACAGCGGGCACACCAGCCAGCCGCAGGACTACGACCGCAACAAGAAGGAAGTGCACGAGATCGAGCACGACAACACTCCTTCCATGAAGAGCGCCAACGACCGCGAGGCGAACGCGCCCCGCAACAACGACGACGGCCTGAGCGACAAGGAACTCAAGGACCGCGAGGAAGCCCGCAGCGTTCCCTCCAGCAACGGCTGAACCCCGTCACACCTGAACCCCCAAGGCAGAGGGAGCCCCGCAGCGGCTCCCTCTGCTGCTGCCGGGACATTCGGTGTGGACGGGGCGTAGCCTGTCCGGGTGACCTCCTCTCCCGTGTCTTCCCGCCCCCGCGTCGGCACGCTGCTGCTCGCGGCGCTGTTCGTCACGGCGGGCACGCTGCACTTCGTGACCCCCGGCTTCTTCGACCGGATCGTGCCGCCCTGGGTACCCCTGAGTGCCCGGCAGGCGACGCTGATCAGCGGCGCGGCCGAGGTGCTGGGCGGTCTGGGGCTGCTGCACCCGCGCACCCGCCCGGCGGCCCGCTGGGGCCTGATCGCGCTGCTGGTCGCGGTGTTCCCCGCGAACGTGTGGATGGCGCAGGACCCCGGGCGGTTCCGGGTCAGTCCGCTGGTGGCGTGGGGGCGCCTGCCGCTGCAACCGCTGCTGATCTGGGCGGTGTGGCGCGCGGGCCGCACCAGAACGCACGGACCTCGCTGACGCCCGGCGAGGTCCGCACGCCCGGTTCGCGCTACGACGTCTGCCCGCGCGGGACGCCCACCCGGGGCAGCACCCAGCGGTCCAGGCCCAGCCAGCCCGCGACCCGCCAGCCCAGCACCAGCCACGTCGCCAGGATGAACAGCACCGGGTTGCTGCTGACCGTGCCCGCCAGCAGGAAGTTCGCGTTCAGGAACCCGCCCAGGAACGCGGCGGCGCCCGTGAACAGGCCCAGGATCAGGGCCACGCCGACCGTGAGTTCCCCGAACGTCACGAGGTGCGAGAACAGCGCCGCGTTGGGCAGCGCCACGTGCTCGATGAACCACGCGTAGCCGCCCGTGACGTCCGGGTGATCCCCGGTGGTCCTGGCGAGCGCGCCCTTCAGGAAGCCGCTGACCGCGCCGCCCGCCTCCGCGCCGATCCAGCCTCCGCCGGTGGCCTTGTGCCAGCCGGCCGTCAGCCACTGCCAGCCCACGTAGATCCGCAGCAGCGCCCACACGGGCGCGAGGCGCGTATCGGCGAACAGCAGGTGCGACAGGCGGGTGTCCGGAACAGTGACGGGTGTGCGGGGCGCGTGGGTGGGGGTTCTCAGGGCGGTGCTCATGGTCTGCCTCCCGGCGGTCCCGTGACGGTGCGGGGGACCGCGCTGCGCTCACGGTGCGCGACCCGCATTACCGTCCCGTTACCGCGCAGCAGCCGGGCCGGACAAGCGGGTGGGCGCCGCGCAGCCACGCCCGGTCCGGTGAGCAGCGCGGGTCACTGCCGCGCGAACACCTGCGTCCAGTAGCTCTTGAACTTGCTGCCGGGGCGCTGCACGTAACTCAGGCCGATCAGGGTGAAGTCGCCCATGATGTTGCGGCAGTGGCCGGGGCTGCGCAGCCACGCGTCCACGACCTCTCTGGGGGTCTGCTGCCCGGCGGCGATGTTCTCCGCGACGCTGCTGGGGGTCATGCCCGCGGCCTGCACGCGCCGCATGGGGCTGCTGCCGTCCAGGGTGCTGGTGTGGTCGAAGTACCCGTACAGGGCCATCCCGGCGGACTGGGCCTCGGCGGCGACGTCCAATGTGGTGTTGCCTTTCAGGGGGGGCAGGGCGGGACCGCCGGGGCGTCTGGTGTCGCAGTTCCAGCCCTGCGCGCGGGCCTGGTTGGTGAGGCGCAGCACCTCGCTGTCGAACGGCACGCTGGTCGTCATGGGCGCGGCGCTCAGTGTCAGGGTCCGCTGCACGGTCTGCCCGCTGCTGGTGACGGCCTGCGCGGCGGCCGCGTTCTGGCCGGGGTTCAGGCGTTGCGGGCCGCTCACCTCCCGGCCGTTCAGGAGGACGCGCACCGGGCCGGGGCGGTACGTGACGCTGCCCAGGCCGCTCAGGCGGACGGTGCCGTCGGCGGCGTGCAGGACGGTCAGGTCGGCGCGTTCACTGCCGCTGCCCCGGACCTGCATGGGGATCTCGGCGCGACTGACGGCGCGGCCCTGGGCGTTCAGCAGCGTCGCCTGGATCTGGTACGTGCCGGGCCGGTAGTAGGTGTGCGTGACCTGTTCGGCGCTGGCGGTCTGCCCGTCTCCGAAGTCCCACTGCACGCGGTATCCGGCGGGCACGCTGGCATTCAGCGTGACGTTCAGCGGGGCGAGGTGGTCGCCGCTGGCGCTGTACCCCACGCGGAACACGTCGCCGCTCTGGGCGTGGACCGGCAGGGTCAGGCCGAGCAGGAGGACGGTGGGCAGCAGGGCACGCGCGGTGAGCACCCGGTCAGATTAAGGGACGCTGAAGGCAGCGGGCTGTGAAATGCCCGGCAGGATCAGCCGGGCGTCAGCTTCCGCGCCGGGGTAGGCGCCGTCACCCGCGCCTCTGCCTGCCCGAACGTCAGGGTGATCAGCAGCCCCCCGCCCGGCGCGTGCGTCAGGCTGACATCCCCCCCGTGCGCGCGGGCGTAGCGGCGCACCAGCGGCAACCCCAGCCCACTGCCCGGCCCCAGGCTCTGCGGTCCCCGCTCGTACGGCAGGAACACCCGGCCGCGCAGCTCGTCACTCATGCCCGGCCCGTGGTCCCGCACCTGCACGCGCGGCGCGCCGCCCGGGGCGTCCAGCGTGACCTCCACCGTGCCCTGCGTGTACTTCACGGCGTTCTCCACGAGGTTCTCCAGCATCTGCCGCACGCGGTTGGCATCCACCGGCCACACCACCGGCGACGGCGCCGTGACATGCACCCGGCTGGACGAGAAGCGCCGCACGAGTTCCCCCAGGTCCGCCGGTTGCACCCGCAACGTCACGTCCAGGTACAGGTCGTTCAGGCGGGTCAGGTCCGCGCGACTGGCGAGCTGCGCGGCGCTGTCCTCGATCTGCGTCAGCAGACGCTGCTGCATCCCCTCGTCCCGCGCGGACCTCAGCGCCTCGGCGGACAGCAGCAGCGCCTGCAGGGGGCGGCGCATCTCGTGACTGGCGAGGTTCAGTGCCTCCCGCTGCCGCTCCTCGCGCTGCTGGGCGCGCAGGCGGTCGGTGCGCCACAGCAGCAGCGACCGCAGGATCAGCAGCAGGCTCAGCAGACCCGAGAAGACCGCGCTGCCGATCAGCGCGCGGCGCAGTTCCAGGAAAGCCCGCTCGTACGCGGCGCCCTGGTCCGCGCTGTAGTCCCGCACGAGGTTGTTCAGCGCGATGGCTTCATCCGCCGCGCGCTGCGCCCCGGCCGGGGTGCGCCGCTGCAGGGCACGCTGCACGGTACTCAAGCTGAACTGGTCGCTGGCTTCAA
This region of Deinococcus sp. JMULE3 genomic DNA includes:
- a CDS encoding HAMP domain-containing sensor histidine kinase, which codes for MKARPAHPRDLLRELTLALLPLIATVTLLVLVTQPAYMALLHGGKGLSPYAYQGLVQDVLQYRVALVDPEVTPEEREERYQQALSSASNRKQYAYLDDLEASDQFSLSTVQRALQRRTPAGAQRAADEAIALNNLVRDYSADQGAAYERAFLELRRALIGSAVFSGLLSLLLILRSLLLWRTDRLRAQQREERQREALNLASHEMRRPLQALLLSAEALRSARDEGMQQRLLTQIEDSAAQLASRADLTRLNDLYLDVTLRVQPADLGELVRRFSSSRVHVTAPSPVVWPVDANRVRQMLENLVENAVKYTQGTVEVTLDAPGGAPRVQVRDHGPGMSDELRGRVFLPYERGPQSLGPGSGLGLPLVRRYARAHGGDVSLTHAPGGGLLITLTFGQAEARVTAPTPARKLTPG
- a CDS encoding DoxX family protein yields the protein MTSSPVSSRPRVGTLLLAALFVTAGTLHFVTPGFFDRIVPPWVPLSARQATLISGAAEVLGGLGLLHPRTRPAARWGLIALLVAVFPANVWMAQDPGRFRVSPLVAWGRLPLQPLLIWAVWRAGRTRTHGPR
- a CDS encoding DoxX family protein translates to MSTALRTPTHAPRTPVTVPDTRLSHLLFADTRLAPVWALLRIYVGWQWLTAGWHKATGGGWIGAEAGGAVSGFLKGALARTTGDHPDVTGGYAWFIEHVALPNAALFSHLVTFGELTVGVALILGLFTGAAAFLGGFLNANFLLAGTVSSNPVLFILATWLVLGWRVAGWLGLDRWVLPRVGVPRGQTS
- a CDS encoding metallophosphoesterase translates to MRVAVISDVHGNAFALDAVLREVRAASPDLIVNLGDQAEGSADPARALSIQAELAAAGALEVRGNNEEKLWPGGRRSALSRSYGAWLAAHTDPALLARVAALPLTARAGGLLACHGTPDSAWHSLLWVWDHGGYYRARDPRELHATLEPLNAEVVLCGHTHRAGTTRVGDTLLVNAGSVSDQVDGDPRARWTRLDRVNGQWAVTFHATPYDIEAAVAWACTHTPFGDGEAQLLRTGTMDARGDGVWEGPQP
- a CDS encoding CAP domain-containing protein translates to MLTARALLPTVLLLGLTLPVHAQSGDVFRVGYSASGDHLAPLNVTLNASVPAGYRVQWDFGDGQTASAEQVTHTYYRPGTYQIQATLLNAQGRAVSRAEIPMQVRGSGSERADLTVLHAADGTVRLSGLGSVTYRPGPVRVLLNGREVSGPQRLNPGQNAAAAQAVTSSGQTVQRTLTLSAAPMTTSVPFDSEVLRLTNQARAQGWNCDTRRPGGPALPPLKGNTTLDVAAEAQSAGMALYGYFDHTSTLDGSSPMRRVQAAGMTPSSVAENIAAGQQTPREVVDAWLRSPGHCRNIMGDFTLIGLSYVQRPGSKFKSYWTQVFARQ
- a CDS encoding GNAT family N-acetyltransferase; this translates as MTLHLRPRSPDDLPELVTVLRAVHERMGYPSVWPDDPAAFVQGRGEAWVAVLAGRVAGQVMLAPLPDPRPEWAAQLGQPGEILEVKRLFVSPDAQGLGLARALLAHALRESQARGAFSVLQVNESSVPAVRLYEREGWRFVVRTRAPWTDPDGSHPWVRVYAQPSS